A stretch of the Mycobacterium sp. ITM-2016-00317 genome encodes the following:
- a CDS encoding class I adenylate-forming enzyme family protein, whose product MTAPTVVDVLRAQRHRGDKPLLVCDEDRITYAGADIRSAHLARRLVDLGAGKGTHVGVLYPNGSEFVVAMLAAARIGAVVVPFSTFVSTAELRAQLRAAEVSILLTARCFRDHDYGARIAAALEVTGPDLAHTAPLFVTTAPVLRHVIIGTNHPAPGTDQRRLRQLEDDVHADDRLAIVYTSGSTGPPKGAVHTHGGLVAHQRNLNAVRGLHAGDVLFCNSPFFWIGGFAFGLLATLVAGATLVCSNAEDAGATLDLIDAEKPTVTNGFTAAVARLAEHPSYPRRMFTATRGNLYPIMAAHTRPADPALRHGMLGMTEAGSVVLLSGDETDQPEHRRGSFGRPAQGFETRVVDSDTATAVEVGRLGELWLRGAHLMTHCHGRSREDCFDADGWFRTGDLVRTDDDGFVYFVARAGAMIKTAGANVTPGEVEAALTRVLAAAGCPGAVHVVGLPDPRRGEIVAALMAFATIPDLDLDAVRSALRQELSAYKIPRRFKVCRREQVPLMSSGKPDLPALKAFFDD is encoded by the coding sequence ATGACCGCGCCCACCGTCGTCGACGTGCTGCGCGCGCAGCGCCACCGCGGCGACAAGCCGCTCCTGGTCTGCGACGAAGACCGAATCACCTATGCCGGGGCCGATATCCGTTCGGCGCATCTGGCTCGCCGCCTGGTCGACCTCGGCGCGGGCAAGGGCACCCACGTCGGCGTGCTGTACCCCAACGGCAGCGAGTTCGTGGTGGCCATGCTGGCCGCAGCCCGGATCGGGGCGGTGGTCGTCCCGTTCTCGACGTTCGTCAGCACGGCCGAACTGCGCGCCCAACTCCGCGCCGCCGAGGTGTCGATCCTGTTGACCGCCAGGTGCTTCCGCGACCATGACTATGGCGCACGGATCGCCGCCGCACTGGAGGTCACCGGGCCGGACCTCGCCCACACCGCGCCGTTGTTCGTCACCACCGCACCCGTCCTCCGGCACGTGATCATCGGCACGAACCATCCGGCGCCGGGCACCGATCAGCGCCGGCTCCGCCAGCTCGAGGACGACGTCCACGCCGACGACCGGCTGGCGATCGTCTACACCTCCGGATCCACCGGCCCACCCAAGGGCGCAGTCCACACCCACGGCGGGTTGGTGGCGCACCAGCGCAACCTCAACGCCGTCCGGGGACTGCACGCGGGCGACGTGCTGTTCTGCAACTCGCCGTTCTTCTGGATCGGCGGCTTCGCATTCGGACTGCTGGCGACGCTGGTCGCCGGGGCCACGCTGGTCTGCTCGAACGCCGAGGACGCCGGGGCCACCCTCGACCTGATCGACGCCGAGAAGCCGACAGTCACCAATGGTTTCACCGCGGCGGTGGCGCGTCTCGCCGAGCATCCGAGCTACCCGCGACGCATGTTCACCGCGACACGGGGCAACCTCTACCCGATCATGGCCGCCCACACCCGACCGGCCGATCCGGCGTTGCGCCATGGCATGCTCGGCATGACCGAGGCCGGCAGCGTGGTCCTGCTCAGCGGCGACGAAACCGATCAGCCCGAGCATCGCCGCGGTTCCTTCGGCCGACCCGCACAGGGCTTCGAGACCCGCGTCGTCGACTCCGACACCGCCACCGCGGTCGAGGTCGGCCGGCTCGGCGAACTGTGGTTGCGCGGCGCGCATCTGATGACGCACTGCCACGGGCGCAGCCGCGAGGACTGTTTCGACGCCGACGGCTGGTTCCGCACCGGTGATCTGGTCCGCACCGACGACGACGGGTTCGTGTACTTCGTCGCCAGGGCGGGCGCGATGATCAAGACCGCAGGCGCCAACGTCACCCCCGGTGAGGTCGAAGCCGCGCTCACCCGTGTCCTGGCCGCGGCGGGCTGCCCTGGCGCCGTGCACGTCGTCGGGTTGCCCGATCCGCGCCGCGGCGAAATCGTCGCCGCGCTGATGGCTTTCGCCACAATCCCGGACCTGGACCTCGACGCGGTGCGCTCGGCGCTGCGTCAGGAACTCTCGGCCTACAAGATCCCGCGCCGGTTCAAGGTCTGCCGCCGGGAGCAAGTCCCGCTGATGTCCAGCGGGAAGCCCGACCTGCCTGCGTTGAAGGCGTTCTTCGATGACTGA